From the Pseudarthrobacter sp. MM222 genome, one window contains:
- the rpsN gene encoding 30S ribosomal protein S14: MAKKSMIAKNEQRKVIVERYAAKRLELKKALVDPNSTDEAREAARLGLQKLPRNASPVRLRNRDIIDGRPRGTFQKFGISRVRFRDMAHRGELPGITKSSW; this comes from the coding sequence ATGGCTAAGAAGTCAATGATCGCTAAGAACGAACAGCGTAAAGTCATCGTCGAGCGTTACGCTGCAAAGCGCCTCGAACTGAAGAAGGCTCTGGTTGATCCCAACTCAACCGACGAAGCGCGCGAAGCTGCTCGCCTCGGCCTGCAGAAGCTGCCCCGCAACGCTTCTCCGGTACGTCTGCGTAACCGCGACATCATCGATGGCCGCCCGCGCGGTACCTTCCAGAAGTTCGGCATCTCCCGTGTTCGCTTCCGCGACATGGCTCACCGCGGTGAGCTCCCGGGCATCACGAAGTCTTCCTGGTAA
- the rpmG gene encoding 50S ribosomal protein L33, with protein sequence MAKDKDVRPIIKLKSTAGTGYTYVTRKNRRNDPDRMVLKKYDPKIRQHVEFREER encoded by the coding sequence GTGGCAAAGGACAAGGACGTACGTCCGATCATCAAGCTCAAGTCGACCGCGGGCACGGGTTACACCTACGTGACGCGCAAGAACCGTCGTAACGATCCGGACCGCATGGTTCTGAAGAAGTACGACCCCAAAATCCGCCAGCACGTCGAATTCCGAGAGGAGCGCTAA
- the rpmB gene encoding 50S ribosomal protein L28: MAAHCQVTGAEPGFGHSISHSHRRNKRRFDPNIQKKRYWVPSLRRNVTLQVSARGIKTIDVRGIDVVVAAILARGVKL; the protein is encoded by the coding sequence ATGGCAGCACACTGCCAGGTGACCGGAGCCGAGCCGGGCTTTGGACACAGCATTTCGCACTCGCACCGTCGCAACAAGCGCCGGTTCGACCCGAACATCCAGAAGAAGCGCTACTGGGTTCCGTCCCTGCGCCGTAATGTCACCCTGCAGGTCTCTGCACGTGGCATCAAGACCATCGACGTGCGTGGCATCGACGTAGTCGTAGCCGCCATCCTGGCACGAGGAGTGAAGCTCTAG
- a CDS encoding FAD:protein FMN transferase, producing MNPRLQSAAAAGTRRQAGDTDRPHGAPDAFRSQSRRRLFRADLLTVLAPSVAGAVALWLADGVLDLSGTIKGYAIRRSGAALRGVGLEDWCLNAGGDVLVSGSPEPGSGVPWQAGIVDPADRRRLATAVPLGGAGRFTALATSGSAERGDHIWTAGAGLADFVQVSVVALDIVTADVLATAIVAGGRPMLDRATDEWEVEVLATLPDGGLLGTPGFRASS from the coding sequence ATGAATCCACGACTCCAGTCCGCTGCTGCAGCGGGGACGCGCCGACAGGCCGGCGACACGGACCGCCCTCACGGCGCGCCAGACGCGTTCCGGTCGCAGTCCCGGCGGCGGTTGTTCCGAGCCGACCTGCTGACAGTGCTCGCACCGTCCGTGGCCGGCGCAGTGGCGTTGTGGCTGGCCGACGGTGTGCTCGACCTGTCGGGGACCATCAAGGGCTACGCCATCCGGCGGTCGGGCGCCGCCCTCCGGGGCGTTGGGCTGGAGGATTGGTGCCTGAATGCCGGCGGTGACGTGCTGGTGAGCGGCTCGCCCGAGCCGGGTTCGGGGGTGCCGTGGCAGGCAGGGATAGTCGATCCGGCCGACCGAAGAAGACTCGCCACGGCTGTCCCGCTGGGCGGTGCCGGCCGCTTTACCGCCCTGGCAACGTCCGGCTCAGCGGAGCGTGGAGACCATATCTGGACGGCCGGCGCGGGCCTGGCCGACTTCGTCCAGGTGTCGGTGGTCGCCCTGGACATTGTCACCGCCGACGTACTGGCGACAGCGATTGTGGCCGGCGGCCGTCCGATGCTGGACCGGGCAACGGACGAGTGGGAGGTCGAAGTGCTCGCCACGCTGCCCGACGGCGGGCTGCTGGGGACACCGGGGTTTCGGGCGTCGAGTTAG
- a CDS encoding GH1 family beta-glucosidase yields the protein MSTTPLEFPEGFLWGAATAAYQIEGAAHEDGRQDSIWDAFARKPGAVADAHNGEVACDHYHRSAQDVALMGELNLSAYRFSTSWARCMPDGGTPNPDGIRFYSRLVDELLAAGITPWLTLYHWDLPQALEDEGGWANRETAERFADYAAVMHEALGGRVRIWTTLNEPWCSAFLGYAEGVHAPGRTEPAAALAAAHHLLLGHGLATQRLRARDPEAKLGITLNLNVFDPVDPADEGDRDAARRLDGQFNRIFLDPLFRGEYPADLLADVSHLGLADVIRAGDLEVIAEPIDLLGVNYYHGEAVTKSPPTATAQPSPFVAADGAHSVPRGLPVTGMGWEVQPDGLRRLLNRVQQEYTGPAGIPIYITENGAAYEDVPDADGFVDDQDRLTFFDAHLRALHAAVADGVDVRGYLAWSLMDNFEWAYGYHQRFGLVRVDYESQQRIPKASGRWYAGVAAQNALPPAP from the coding sequence ATGAGCACCACGCCACTCGAATTTCCAGAAGGCTTTCTCTGGGGCGCGGCGACGGCCGCGTACCAGATCGAGGGGGCCGCGCACGAAGACGGCCGGCAGGACTCCATCTGGGATGCCTTCGCGCGCAAGCCCGGGGCCGTTGCCGATGCCCATAACGGCGAGGTGGCCTGCGACCATTACCACCGCTCGGCGCAGGATGTTGCCCTGATGGGGGAATTGAACCTGTCGGCCTACCGCTTCTCCACGTCGTGGGCGCGGTGCATGCCGGACGGTGGGACGCCCAACCCGGACGGCATCCGGTTCTACTCCAGGCTGGTCGACGAGCTGCTCGCTGCCGGCATCACGCCGTGGCTGACCCTCTACCACTGGGACCTGCCGCAGGCCCTGGAGGACGAGGGCGGCTGGGCCAACCGGGAAACCGCGGAACGCTTCGCTGACTATGCGGCGGTGATGCACGAGGCCCTGGGCGGCCGTGTCCGCATCTGGACCACCCTGAACGAGCCATGGTGCTCCGCGTTCCTGGGCTACGCCGAAGGAGTCCACGCACCGGGCCGCACGGAACCTGCCGCGGCGCTCGCCGCCGCCCACCACCTGTTGCTGGGCCACGGCCTCGCCACGCAGCGGTTGCGCGCCCGGGACCCGGAGGCGAAACTCGGGATCACGCTCAACCTCAACGTTTTCGACCCGGTCGACCCCGCGGACGAGGGGGACCGCGACGCCGCGCGCCGCCTCGACGGCCAGTTCAACCGGATCTTCCTGGACCCGCTGTTCCGCGGCGAGTACCCCGCCGATCTGCTGGCGGACGTGTCCCACCTCGGTCTGGCCGACGTCATCCGCGCGGGCGACCTGGAAGTCATCGCCGAGCCGATCGACCTGCTCGGAGTGAACTACTACCACGGCGAAGCCGTCACGAAGTCGCCCCCAACGGCCACGGCGCAGCCGTCGCCCTTTGTTGCCGCCGACGGCGCACATTCCGTGCCGCGGGGCCTGCCGGTCACCGGGATGGGGTGGGAAGTCCAGCCCGACGGACTCCGGCGGCTGCTGAACCGGGTGCAACAGGAATACACGGGACCGGCCGGCATTCCGATCTACATCACCGAGAACGGGGCTGCCTACGAGGACGTCCCCGATGCCGACGGCTTCGTCGACGACCAGGACCGCCTCACCTTCTTCGACGCCCACCTTCGAGCCCTCCACGCGGCGGTGGCCGACGGGGTGGACGTGCGCGGATACCTGGCGTGGTCCCTGATGGACAACTTCGAATGGGCCTACGGCTACCACCAGCGTTTTGGGCTGGTGCGGGTGGACTACGAATCGCAGCAACGCATCCCCAAAGCCAGCGGCCGCTGGTATGCCGGCGTCGCCGCGCAAAACGCGTTGCCGCCTGCACCGTGA